A genomic window from Flintibacter sp. KGMB00164 includes:
- a CDS encoding DUF1801 domain-containing protein, with amino-acid sequence MGAASVSEYAASLNEQQQQPVNAFIHFMNTNYPQLTNKISFSMPMWLIGKKMSEGYVAVSAAKNHFSIHFSDEEFLNRLAESLPACKRGKRCINIKYGDEQSLHTVEESIGDFLKL; translated from the coding sequence ATGGGCGCAGCTTCTGTTTCCGAGTACGCTGCATCACTAAACGAGCAGCAACAGCAGCCTGTCAATGCATTTATTCATTTTATGAACACCAACTATCCTCAGCTGACCAATAAAATCTCTTTTTCCATGCCCATGTGGCTGATCGGAAAAAAGATGTCCGAAGGATATGTCGCAGTTTCTGCTGCAAAAAATCACTTCTCCATCCATTTTTCTGATGAGGAATTTCTGAATCGTTTAGCCGAGAGTCTTCCAGCCTGCAAACGTGGAAAACGCTGCATCAACATCAAATACGGCGATGAGCAGTCGCTCCATACCGTTGAGGAAAGCATCGGCGACTTCCTGAAGCTGTAA
- a CDS encoding MerR family transcriptional regulator, with product MTIQEASERYHIPMHILREYESWGLCGAVKKVMGDWQYDDGDLERLSTIMTLHDIGFTVEEVEAHMRLLLEGDHTAAQRLRMLEKKRSAALEEIHFKERQLQRLDYLRYEIRKTQGGRRE from the coding sequence ATGACCATACAGGAGGCGAGCGAGCGCTATCATATCCCCATGCACATTCTGCGGGAATACGAGAGTTGGGGCCTGTGCGGCGCGGTGAAAAAAGTGATGGGCGATTGGCAGTATGACGACGGCGACCTGGAGCGGCTGAGTACCATCATGACCCTCCACGACATCGGATTTACCGTGGAGGAAGTGGAGGCCCATATGCGCCTTCTGCTGGAGGGAGATCATACGGCAGCCCAGCGTCTCAGAATGCTGGAGAAAAAGCGCAGTGCTGCCTTGGAGGAGATCCACTTCAAGGAGCGCCAGCTCCAGCGGCTGGATTACCTGCGCTATGAGATCCGAAAAACACAAGGGGGGAGGAGAGAATGA
- a CDS encoding ABC transporter ATP-binding protein, which translates to MARTFSGKKPKRLGYTVKTFLSYLGRHKFLLLAVGVLVAVSATANLLGTYMIRPVVNALVSGNMETLIQGIALTVVIYGIGVLCSFGYTQTMVRAAQKVLLDIRRDLFAHLQTLPLRFFDTRRHGDIMSYFTNDVDTIADALNNSFAMAIQSFIQMTGTLILLFVLNWQLSLVVVVCYAAMFAYIRFSSRRSRAYYTKQQACLGDLDGYIQEMVNGQKVVQVFNHEQASMEIFDEKNEALRRAGTGAQGYAATMIPAVVTISYINYAIVSVLGGIMALKGMTDAGSLASYLVFVRQAAAPINQFTQQSNFLLAALAGAERVFEVMDEAPEVDEGAVSLEKAGPGWAWHKPEGADVPLRGDVRFEHVDFGYEPGHPVLRDVSLYAKPGQKIAFVGSTGAGKTTITNLINRFYDVQGGRILYDGIDVRDIQKSALRSSLGIVLQDTHLFTGTIADNIRFGKLDATMEEIQRAACIANADSFIRRLPRGYDTLVTADGANLSQGQRQLLAIARAAVADPPVLILDEATSSIDTRTEALIEKGMDQLMEGRTVFVIAHRLSTVRNADAIMVLEHGKIVERGSHDELLEQQGVYYQLYNGMFELS; encoded by the coding sequence ATGGCTAGAACCTTCAGCGGGAAAAAGCCCAAGCGTCTGGGCTATACGGTAAAGACCTTCCTCTCCTACCTGGGACGGCACAAGTTCCTGCTGCTGGCAGTGGGGGTGTTGGTGGCTGTCAGCGCCACAGCCAATCTGCTGGGCACCTACATGATCCGTCCAGTTGTCAACGCGCTGGTGTCGGGAAATATGGAGACCCTGATTCAGGGCATTGCCCTGACGGTGGTCATCTATGGGATCGGCGTGCTGTGTTCCTTTGGATATACTCAGACCATGGTGCGGGCGGCCCAGAAGGTGCTGCTGGATATTCGGCGGGATCTGTTTGCCCACCTCCAGACTTTGCCTCTGCGCTTCTTTGATACCCGCCGGCACGGCGATATTATGAGTTACTTCACCAACGACGTGGACACCATCGCCGATGCGCTGAACAACAGCTTTGCCATGGCCATCCAGAGCTTCATTCAGATGACGGGCACCCTGATTTTGCTCTTTGTACTCAATTGGCAGCTGTCCCTGGTGGTGGTTGTGTGTTATGCAGCCATGTTTGCCTACATCCGCTTCAGCAGCCGCCGCAGTCGGGCTTACTACACCAAACAGCAGGCCTGTCTGGGCGATCTGGATGGTTATATCCAAGAGATGGTCAACGGACAGAAAGTGGTACAGGTCTTCAACCACGAGCAGGCCAGCATGGAGATTTTTGACGAGAAAAACGAGGCCCTGCGCCGGGCAGGTACCGGAGCCCAGGGCTATGCCGCTACCATGATCCCTGCGGTAGTGACCATCTCTTATATCAACTACGCCATTGTCTCTGTTCTGGGAGGCATTATGGCCCTGAAAGGGATGACCGACGCGGGCAGTCTGGCCAGCTATCTGGTCTTTGTGCGTCAGGCCGCCGCGCCCATCAATCAGTTTACCCAGCAGAGCAACTTCCTGCTGGCTGCGCTGGCAGGTGCCGAGCGTGTCTTTGAGGTCATGGATGAAGCTCCTGAGGTGGATGAGGGAGCCGTGAGTCTGGAAAAGGCAGGGCCGGGCTGGGCCTGGCATAAGCCGGAGGGAGCAGATGTTCCCCTGCGGGGCGATGTGCGCTTTGAGCATGTGGACTTCGGCTACGAGCCTGGACACCCCGTGCTGAGAGATGTGAGTCTGTATGCCAAGCCGGGGCAAAAGATTGCCTTTGTAGGCTCCACCGGTGCAGGCAAGACCACCATCACCAATCTCATCAACCGGTTTTATGATGTGCAGGGGGGACGCATCCTCTATGACGGGATCGACGTGCGGGATATCCAGAAGAGCGCCCTGCGCAGTTCTTTAGGTATTGTTCTCCAGGACACCCACCTGTTTACCGGAACCATCGCTGACAACATCCGCTTCGGGAAACTGGATGCTACCATGGAGGAGATCCAGCGGGCGGCCTGCATCGCCAATGCCGACTCCTTTATCCGCCGATTGCCCCGCGGCTACGACACCCTGGTCACCGCCGACGGCGCTAATCTCTCTCAGGGACAGCGGCAGCTGCTGGCCATTGCCCGGGCGGCGGTGGCCGACCCACCGGTGCTCATTCTGGATGAGGCCACCTCGTCCATCGATACCCGTACCGAGGCCTTGATTGAGAAGGGCATGGACCAGTTGATGGAGGGACGCACGGTATTTGTCATTGCCCACCGGCTGTCTACGGTCCGTAACGCCGACGCCATTATGGTGCTGGAGCACGGTAAGATCGTGGAGCGGGGCAGTCATGATGAACTGCTGGAGCAGCAGGGGGTATACTACCAGCTCTATAACGGAATGTTCGAGCTCTCCTAA
- a CDS encoding YcxB family protein, which translates to MEFTCHTTYDHKALTAMARAIRKTVRAKRSRQIRVYAWIIIGLLLVSLWLSWGRVWQTVLHCAVIAALLLLHWKEDSINAYFAKRKALPGTDFADTTFYADHYLVKTPAAETKWQYEKILALAESGGYLVFVMGKNHALAMEKAALKGGSIPEFYRFIEEKSGRRVQNIGG; encoded by the coding sequence ATGGAGTTTACTTGTCATACCACATATGACCACAAGGCACTGACCGCCATGGCACGGGCGATTCGAAAGACGGTCCGGGCCAAAAGAAGTCGGCAAATCCGCGTGTATGCCTGGATCATCATCGGGCTTTTACTAGTATCCCTTTGGCTGTCCTGGGGGAGAGTATGGCAGACGGTGCTCCACTGCGCGGTGATTGCAGCATTGCTGTTGCTTCACTGGAAAGAAGATTCCATCAATGCGTATTTTGCAAAGCGTAAGGCTTTGCCAGGCACAGACTTTGCCGATACCACATTCTATGCCGACCATTACCTTGTAAAAACTCCCGCGGCAGAGACCAAATGGCAGTATGAAAAGATCCTCGCACTGGCAGAGAGCGGAGGTTATCTTGTTTTTGTAATGGGAAAGAACCACGCCCTGGCCATGGAAAAGGCGGCGCTGAAGGGCGGCAGTATCCCGGAATTCTACCGTTTTATAGAAGAAAAGTCCGGACGCAGAGTTCAGAACATTGGAGGATAA
- a CDS encoding MarR family transcriptional regulator: MERTFHMLLYRAFHAQRNYLRPCFGRVGLGAGQPKLLVYLNSHGPCRQKELADYFEIDPAAVSRMIDALERGGFVVRRRDETSRRGDLAELTEKGRQAVQAWTEFCAQEEEQMLQGFTPEERQQFADFLVRAYRNLRMGKEEERWEN; encoded by the coding sequence ATGGAACGAACCTTTCACATGCTGCTCTACCGGGCGTTTCATGCTCAGCGCAATTATTTGCGTCCCTGTTTTGGGCGCGTTGGGCTGGGGGCGGGGCAGCCTAAACTTCTGGTCTATCTGAACAGCCATGGTCCCTGCCGGCAGAAGGAGTTGGCGGACTATTTTGAGATTGACCCGGCGGCGGTATCCCGGATGATAGATGCCTTGGAGCGAGGCGGCTTTGTAGTGCGCAGAAGGGACGAGACCAGCCGGCGTGGTGACCTGGCGGAGCTGACCGAGAAGGGACGGCAGGCGGTACAGGCTTGGACAGAGTTTTGTGCCCAGGAAGAGGAGCAGATGCTCCAGGGCTTTACGCCGGAGGAGCGGCAGCAGTTTGCGGACTTCCTGGTGCGGGCGTACCGGAATCTCCGGATGGGGAAGGAGGAAGAGCGATGGGAGAACTGA
- a CDS encoding alpha/beta fold hydrolase produces MKTKQTSRRKKWLIAGGIVLLVLAILAAAFFWYVSDYYRAEDVALEVLAQDSSISMQDNLTILSPSSPTDTAIIFYPGAKVEAEAYLPLLNQIRQTGVTCILVHMPFHMAIFDANAAEEVIAQFPEIQHWYIAGHSMGGAMASKFASDHPDQVDGLILLGAYIYGDYPDEKTLTVYGSLNQSVEDHIDYTENIVEIEGGNHAQFGNYGPQKGDLPATISTEEQQAQTVAAIEAFLQSAESQK; encoded by the coding sequence ATGAAGACAAAGCAAACGTCCCGGCGCAAAAAATGGCTCATTGCCGGAGGAATCGTTCTTCTGGTCCTGGCCATTCTGGCGGCCGCGTTTTTCTGGTACGTGTCCGATTATTACCGGGCAGAGGATGTGGCTCTTGAGGTCCTGGCTCAGGACAGCAGCATCTCGATGCAAGACAATCTGACTATCCTTTCTCCATCTTCCCCCACCGACACCGCCATCATTTTCTATCCCGGCGCCAAAGTCGAAGCAGAGGCCTACCTTCCTCTGCTCAATCAGATTCGACAGACCGGGGTTACCTGCATTTTGGTCCATATGCCGTTCCATATGGCGATTTTTGATGCCAATGCGGCAGAAGAAGTGATTGCTCAATTCCCTGAAATCCAGCATTGGTATATCGCCGGACACTCCATGGGCGGCGCCATGGCTTCCAAGTTCGCCTCTGATCATCCCGATCAGGTCGATGGACTTATCCTGTTGGGTGCCTACATCTATGGAGATTATCCGGATGAAAAGACTTTGACTGTTTATGGCTCCCTTAACCAGAGCGTGGAGGACCACATCGACTACACGGAGAACATTGTGGAGATTGAAGGCGGAAACCACGCTCAGTTCGGCAACTACGGCCCACAGAAGGGGGACCTGCCCGCAACGATTTCTACGGAAGAGCAGCAGGCCCAGACGGTGGCTGCCATCGAGGCATTTCTGCAATCGGCTGAATCTCAGAAATGA
- a CDS encoding LysR family transcriptional regulator has protein sequence MELRVLRYFLAVAREENITKAAALLHLTQPTLSRQLMQLEEELGVQLFHRSRYHIVLTDEGMLLRRRAQELVDLADKTAREFAARETELMGEIAIGAGETRSMTFLSQAIRTFRERYPKVTFRIFSANADDVKERLDMGLLDMGLLTEPVDVGKYAFCRMQEKDRWGVLVRTDSSLAKQDAVTPQDLESVPLLVSGRESVQQELASWFGDHWDRLQIAATFNLILNAANMVRCGVGAALGFDLNLAFDDLRFLPLSPAMETGTVLVWKKDQALTAVVEAFHQHIKNVQEAYQEKENKH, from the coding sequence ATGGAACTTCGTGTTTTGAGATATTTTCTGGCGGTAGCCCGGGAGGAAAACATCACCAAGGCTGCTGCGCTGCTCCATCTGACCCAGCCCACCCTGTCCCGGCAGCTGATGCAGCTGGAGGAGGAATTGGGGGTGCAGCTCTTTCACCGCAGCCGCTACCACATTGTCCTGACCGATGAAGGGATGCTGCTGCGCCGCCGTGCCCAAGAACTGGTGGACTTGGCGGACAAAACAGCCCGGGAATTTGCCGCTCGGGAGACGGAACTGATGGGGGAAATCGCCATCGGCGCGGGGGAGACCCGGAGCATGACCTTCCTCTCCCAGGCCATCCGCACCTTCCGGGAACGTTACCCCAAAGTCACCTTCCGGATCTTCAGCGCCAACGCCGATGACGTGAAAGAGCGGCTGGATATGGGACTTCTGGACATGGGGCTGCTGACGGAGCCGGTGGATGTGGGCAAATATGCTTTCTGCCGAATGCAGGAGAAGGACCGCTGGGGCGTGTTGGTGCGGACAGATTCCTCCTTGGCGAAACAGGATGCGGTCACACCACAAGATCTAGAATCGGTTCCTCTGCTGGTCAGTGGCCGGGAGAGCGTACAGCAGGAGCTGGCCAGCTGGTTTGGAGATCATTGGGATCGCCTGCAGATCGCCGCCACCTTCAACCTGATCCTCAACGCCGCCAATATGGTGCGATGCGGTGTGGGAGCGGCGCTGGGCTTTGATCTGAACCTGGCCTTTGATGATCTCCGCTTCCTGCCTCTTTCGCCTGCCATGGAAACAGGAACGGTGCTGGTCTGGAAGAAGGATCAGGCGCTGACTGCGGTGGTTGAGGCCTTCCATCAGCACATCAAAAATGTCCAAGAGGCATATCAGGAGAAAGAAAATAAGCATTAG
- a CDS encoding flavodoxin, whose amino-acid sequence MNALVAYFSATGTTAKAAKALVNAMGGDLYEIKPAVPYTSADLNWMDKSSRSSEEMKDAHSRPALADTNAPVAGHDVIFLGFPVWWYVAPTILNTFLESYDFSGKTIVLFATSGGSGLGKSAAGLRSSAPGAKIVDGRMLNGRLNEAELKAWAEGLKL is encoded by the coding sequence ATGAACGCATTGGTTGCTTATTTTTCCGCCACCGGCACCACCGCCAAGGCGGCAAAGGCTCTGGTAAATGCTATGGGCGGGGATCTCTATGAGATCAAACCCGCCGTCCCCTACACCAGCGCCGATCTGAACTGGATGGACAAGAGCTCCCGCTCCAGCGAGGAGATGAAGGATGCCCACTCCCGCCCCGCTTTGGCCGACACCAACGCCCCGGTGGCCGGACACGATGTGATCTTCCTGGGTTTCCCCGTGTGGTGGTATGTGGCCCCTACCATCCTCAACACCTTCCTGGAGTCCTATGACTTCTCCGGAAAAACCATCGTTCTCTTTGCCACCTCCGGCGGCAGCGGTCTGGGCAAGTCGGCCGCTGGGCTGCGTTCCAGCGCCCCTGGCGCCAAGATCGTGGATGGTCGGATGCTCAATGGCCGCCTGAATGAGGCAGAACTGAAGGCCTGGGCAGAAGGGCTGAAACTATAA
- the trmB gene encoding tRNA (guanosine(46)-N7)-methyltransferase TrmB, with product MRMRKKPNLIPRMERCAQFLVSDPAGQRGKWRELMPEAKQIWLELGCGKGRFTAEMAEQHTDVLYIAVERVPDAMVIAMERCAEKKLTNVFFVDGDAARLRDYFAPEEVDRLFINFCDPWPSNHHARRRLTHKNFLVLYRGVLKDGGEIHFKTDNRDLFEYSLFQFPKAGYTLSEVTRDLHANGIQGVMTDYEEKFHNLGTPINRCVGTKEHMEEEPEFVPIAGPMNRPVEKEAQETQPESAAEQTE from the coding sequence ATGCGAATGAGAAAAAAGCCCAACCTGATCCCCAGAATGGAGCGCTGCGCTCAATTTTTGGTGTCTGATCCGGCAGGTCAGCGAGGAAAGTGGCGGGAGCTGATGCCCGAGGCAAAGCAGATCTGGCTGGAGCTGGGATGCGGCAAGGGACGTTTTACAGCGGAAATGGCGGAGCAGCACACTGACGTTTTGTATATCGCGGTGGAGCGCGTACCTGACGCGATGGTCATTGCCATGGAGCGCTGTGCAGAGAAGAAACTGACGAATGTGTTCTTTGTGGACGGCGATGCGGCCCGGCTGAGAGATTATTTTGCCCCGGAAGAGGTAGACCGGCTGTTTATCAATTTCTGCGATCCCTGGCCGTCCAATCACCATGCCCGGCGTCGTCTGACCCATAAGAACTTCCTGGTGCTGTACCGCGGAGTGCTGAAGGACGGGGGAGAGATCCACTTTAAGACGGATAACCGGGACCTGTTTGAATACTCTTTGTTTCAGTTCCCCAAGGCGGGGTATACGCTGTCGGAGGTGACCCGAGATCTGCATGCCAACGGTATTCAGGGGGTTATGACCGATTACGAGGAGAAGTTCCATAATCTGGGCACCCCCATTAACCGCTGCGTGGGGACCAAGGAACATATGGAGGAGGAACCGGAGTTTGTTCCCATTGCCGGACCGATGAATCGTCCGGTGGAGAAAGAGGCGCAAGAGACGCAGCCGGAAAGCGCTGCAGAACAGACAGAGTAA
- a CDS encoding flavodoxin — protein sequence MKRILAMLSAVMLLCTLTACAEAENQSGSHSSQTVQGENASEDEIFSMPDESKSTVHEKSRVLVAYFSATGNTEHVAQYVQTVLDADLYEIVPEEPYTDNDLDYSNGDCRANLEQNDPDARPTIAGTLEHPEDYDVVFLGYPIWWGQAPKIMQTFLESYDFDGVTIVPFCTSGSSGIGSSAENLHNSAPDAKWLAGQRFGSNASQEEVAAWVEELELSE from the coding sequence ATGAAACGAATCCTTGCCATGCTGAGCGCTGTGATGCTGCTTTGTACTCTGACGGCCTGCGCAGAAGCGGAGAACCAAAGTGGCTCCCATTCTTCTCAGACTGTCCAGGGGGAGAACGCATCCGAAGACGAAATTTTCTCCATGCCGGATGAGAGCAAGTCGACCGTGCATGAGAAATCCCGTGTGTTGGTGGCCTATTTTTCTGCCACCGGCAATACAGAGCATGTTGCCCAGTATGTCCAAACTGTTTTGGATGCTGACCTCTATGAGATCGTCCCCGAGGAGCCTTATACCGATAACGATCTCGATTACAGCAACGGTGACTGCCGTGCTAACCTGGAACAAAATGATCCCGATGCCCGGCCCACTATTGCCGGAACACTGGAGCATCCGGAGGATTATGATGTGGTGTTTTTGGGTTACCCGATCTGGTGGGGACAGGCGCCCAAGATCATGCAGACCTTTCTGGAAAGCTATGATTTTGACGGCGTGACCATTGTGCCTTTTTGTACCTCCGGCTCCAGCGGTATTGGTTCCAGTGCTGAGAATCTCCACAACTCTGCTCCTGACGCCAAGTGGCTGGCAGGCCAGCGCTTTGGCAGCAATGCCTCCCAGGAGGAAGTGGCGGCATGGGTGGAGGAACTGGAGCTGTCTGAATAA
- a CDS encoding ABC transporter ATP-binding protein produces the protein MGELKRLLRYLGPYRKDLLIGALLVVVETCFELVIPVLMADLIDVGVANQDIDYVLYKGGQMGICALCALVTGLLYARFAARASYGWGAQVRRAQFAQVQRYSFANLDHFDAASLVTRMTTDVTVLQNAINGGFRPLVRSPIMLVMGVGLSFWMNARLAVIFIVCAPILGAILFCIVRKVAPMYGRLQKAVDRLNNVVQENLTAIRAVKAFVRGEAEEERFQVVNSRLADTSKETFRWAVLNLPSLQLTMYTAIVLIMWFGGNMILDGDLLVGDLTGFLSYVFQVMNSMMMLSNVFLLLTRSLASVHRITQVLEEQPQITSPQNAVTQVADGSVDFEGVSFKYHADAQEYALSQVDLHIKAGQTVGILGGTGSAKSTLVQLIPRLYDATEGSVRVGGRDVREYDIHALRDAVGIVLQKNVLFSGTVEDNLRWGDAQAEEEQLWAACRAACADEFVSEMPGGLKSDLGQGGVNVSGGQKQRLCIARTLLKHPKVLIFDDSTSAVDTATEGKIRRELASLEGVTKIIIAQRITSVMNTDQIIILDDGKVHAVGTHQQLLERDPIYQEIYASQMKGGELHG, from the coding sequence ATGGGAGAACTGAAGCGTCTGCTGCGCTATCTTGGCCCCTATCGAAAGGATCTGCTGATCGGCGCCTTGCTGGTTGTGGTGGAGACCTGCTTTGAACTGGTGATCCCGGTGCTGATGGCAGACCTCATCGACGTGGGTGTAGCCAATCAGGATATTGATTACGTTCTCTATAAGGGCGGTCAAATGGGAATATGCGCTCTTTGCGCCCTGGTGACTGGGCTGCTCTATGCCCGGTTTGCTGCCCGGGCATCCTATGGTTGGGGAGCTCAAGTGCGCCGCGCCCAGTTTGCCCAGGTTCAGCGCTATTCCTTTGCCAATCTGGATCACTTTGACGCCGCTTCCTTGGTTACTCGGATGACCACTGACGTGACAGTGCTGCAAAACGCCATCAACGGCGGATTCCGGCCTCTGGTGCGCAGCCCCATCATGCTGGTGATGGGAGTAGGATTGTCGTTCTGGATGAACGCCCGGCTGGCCGTGATTTTTATCGTGTGTGCCCCCATTCTGGGAGCCATTCTCTTTTGCATCGTGCGGAAGGTAGCGCCCATGTATGGACGGCTCCAGAAAGCAGTGGACCGGCTGAACAATGTAGTGCAGGAGAATCTGACAGCCATCCGCGCAGTAAAGGCCTTTGTTCGGGGTGAGGCGGAGGAGGAGCGCTTTCAGGTGGTCAACAGCCGTCTGGCGGACACCTCCAAGGAGACCTTCCGTTGGGCGGTGCTGAATCTGCCTTCTTTGCAGCTGACTATGTATACCGCCATCGTGCTTATCATGTGGTTTGGAGGAAACATGATCCTGGACGGAGACCTTTTGGTGGGAGACCTGACGGGATTTCTCAGCTATGTGTTTCAGGTCATGAACTCCATGATGATGCTCTCCAACGTGTTTTTGCTGCTCACCCGGTCTCTGGCCAGTGTCCACCGCATTACCCAGGTGTTGGAGGAGCAGCCCCAGATCACCTCGCCTCAGAATGCGGTCACCCAGGTGGCCGACGGCAGTGTGGACTTTGAAGGAGTATCGTTTAAATACCATGCGGATGCGCAGGAATATGCCTTGTCTCAGGTAGATCTGCATATCAAGGCGGGGCAGACCGTGGGCATTCTGGGCGGTACCGGTTCAGCAAAGAGTACCTTGGTACAGCTCATTCCCCGCCTCTACGATGCCACCGAAGGAAGTGTCCGGGTAGGCGGCCGGGACGTGCGGGAGTATGATATCCATGCCCTGCGGGACGCGGTAGGGATTGTGCTGCAAAAGAACGTGCTTTTTTCCGGTACAGTGGAGGACAACCTGCGCTGGGGCGATGCCCAGGCAGAGGAGGAGCAGCTGTGGGCGGCCTGTAGGGCGGCCTGCGCCGATGAATTTGTTTCGGAAATGCCAGGCGGCCTCAAGAGCGACTTGGGGCAGGGAGGCGTGAATGTCTCTGGCGGACAGAAGCAGCGGCTGTGTATCGCTCGAACACTGCTCAAGCACCCCAAGGTGCTCATCTTTGATGACTCTACCAGTGCGGTGGACACCGCGACCGAGGGAAAAATCCGCCGGGAGCTGGCCAGCCTGGAGGGTGTGACCAAGATCATCATTGCCCAGCGGATCACCTCGGTGATGAATACGGACCAGATCATCATTCTGGACGACGGCAAGGTCCACGCGGTAGGAACCCACCAGCAGCTCCTGGAGCGCGACCCCATCTACCAGGAGATCTACGCATCCCAGATGAAAGGAGGGGAGCTCCATGGCTAG